A genomic region of Polynucleobacter necessarius contains the following coding sequences:
- a CDS encoding LysR substrate-binding domain-containing protein yields MKKLSEGAVDAVVIAVPASGLPEGIQVIRLFEDELYFASSKNKKPKQAEIDLSEYQNEKFLTLQDGFATTSGFYEAFKLAGLSPNVVMKVGDIFSPHEYGFQRYGDDAIAGQGEGAYGGCN; encoded by the coding sequence ATGAAGAAGCTCTCAGAAGGCGCCGTTGACGCGGTTGTGATTGCAGTGCCTGCTAGTGGCCTACCGGAGGGTATTCAGGTCATTCGTTTATTTGAAGACGAGCTGTACTTTGCATCATCCAAGAACAAAAAGCCCAAGCAAGCCGAAATTGATTTGTCTGAATATCAAAATGAAAAGTTCTTAACCCTACAAGATGGTTTTGCAACAACCTCTGGTTTTTATGAAGCCTTTAAGCTAGCGGGACTCTCCCCTAATGTTGTCATGAAGGTAGGCGATATTTTTTCCCCTCATGAATATGGTTTCCAGCGATATGGGGATGACGCTATTGCCGGGCAGGGTGAAGGCGCTTATGGGGGGTGCAATTGA
- a CDS encoding DNA polymerase III subunit chi — translation MARIDFHSNVSDKLEYACRLTRKIWRATPEGQPVRQIVMVGEKADLQKLDQLLWSFSGTDFLPHCFIEDEAAAETPIVLTDDFASPALSNIPHADVMIHLGMRMPADVPALVARFPRIVEVVTVNEAERLAGRDRYKAYRELGHELHNFDQSKS, via the coding sequence ATGGCACGCATAGATTTTCATAGCAATGTCAGCGATAAGTTGGAATACGCTTGTCGATTAACTCGCAAGATTTGGAGGGCCACTCCAGAAGGGCAGCCAGTTCGCCAGATTGTGATGGTGGGAGAGAAGGCCGACCTTCAAAAGTTAGATCAGTTGCTTTGGTCATTTAGCGGCACCGATTTTTTGCCGCACTGCTTTATTGAAGATGAAGCTGCTGCAGAAACGCCGATTGTTCTAACAGATGATTTTGCGTCTCCTGCGCTAAGCAATATCCCTCATGCTGATGTCATGATTCACCTGGGGATGCGCATGCCCGCTGATGTGCCTGCGTTGGTTGCGCGCTTTCCTAGAATCGTTGAGGTAGTCACCGTTAACGAAGCCGAGCGATTGGCGGGGCGCGATCGATACAAGGCATATCGCGAATTAGGTCATGAATTACATAACTTCGACCAGTCCAAAAGCTAA
- a CDS encoding CysB family HTH-type transcriptional regulator, which translates to MNLHQFRFVREAVRQNFNLTTAAKALFTSQPGVSKAIIELEDELGVEIFRRHGKRIRSLTEPGKRILSSIEHILDEVETLKRVGKDFASQDQGSFVIATTHTQARYALPKVLTEFTKRFPKVKVSIQQGSPGQIAELLTHDRADIAIATEGIANMPGVLALPGYQWQHVLMVPLSHPLLNQATLTLEDIAKYPIITYDKAFAGRSKINTAFAQRNISPDIILEAIDADVIKTYVETGMGIGIVAGHAYDPDRDRNLKVIPAGHLFGNNVTHLGVKQGAYLRSFVYTFIELFSPTLTKKIVEQAMSNESDTYEI; encoded by the coding sequence ATGAATCTTCATCAATTCCGCTTTGTGCGCGAAGCCGTTCGACAGAACTTCAATTTAACGACCGCTGCTAAGGCGCTTTTTACCTCCCAGCCAGGAGTATCTAAAGCCATCATTGAACTCGAGGACGAACTTGGTGTAGAAATCTTTCGCCGCCACGGTAAGCGTATTCGCTCCCTAACAGAGCCAGGCAAACGGATTTTGAGTTCGATTGAGCACATCCTCGATGAAGTAGAAACGCTCAAAAGAGTCGGTAAGGATTTTGCCAGTCAAGATCAAGGTAGCTTTGTGATCGCCACCACGCATACACAAGCACGCTATGCACTTCCCAAAGTATTAACCGAATTTACCAAGCGCTTTCCAAAAGTGAAGGTGAGTATTCAGCAAGGTAGTCCCGGTCAAATTGCAGAATTACTGACGCATGATCGCGCAGATATCGCCATCGCTACAGAAGGCATTGCCAACATGCCAGGCGTACTGGCGCTACCAGGGTATCAGTGGCAGCACGTACTGATGGTTCCTCTAAGTCACCCCCTTCTAAACCAAGCAACACTTACGCTTGAGGATATTGCTAAATACCCAATCATCACTTACGACAAGGCATTTGCAGGTCGCAGCAAAATCAACACTGCCTTTGCTCAAAGAAATATTTCACCAGATATTATTTTGGAAGCTATTGATGCTGACGTAATTAAAACGTATGTAGAAACAGGAATGGGTATTGGCATTGTTGCGGGGCACGCTTACGATCCAGATCGAGATCGCAACCTCAAAGTAATTCCTGCGGGCCATTTGTTTGGCAATAACGTAACGCATCTTGGTGTTAAACAAGGGGCCTATCTACGCTCTTTTGTATATACCTTTATTGAACTGTTCTCACCAACGCTCACTAAGAAAATTGTTGAGCAGGCGATGTCGAACGAATCGGATACTTACGAAATCTAG
- the lgt gene encoding prolipoprotein diacylglyceryl transferase, protein MLIHPQFDPAAIRIGSFAIHWYGLMYLMAFAQFLLLGRLRLQMPRYQLMGWTYKDLEDLLFAGVLGVVLGGRLGYTMFYMPGYYLSHPFDIFKIWEGGMSFHGGLLGVLAALYWFAKKRKTTFFVVSDLVAPLVPFGLAFGRLGNFINGELWGRPTDLPWAMVFPMVDSIPRHPSQIYQLLGEGILLGVVLWIYASKPRRIGQISGFFLLGYGACRFLAEYAREPDSFLGLLGPGLSMGQWLCVPMMLFGIYLMTAYEAKASK, encoded by the coding sequence ATGTTGATTCATCCTCAGTTTGATCCTGCAGCTATTCGCATAGGGTCCTTCGCCATTCATTGGTATGGCTTGATGTATCTGATGGCTTTTGCGCAGTTCCTCTTGCTCGGACGCTTACGTCTTCAGATGCCTCGCTACCAACTAATGGGGTGGACCTATAAAGATCTTGAAGACCTCTTATTCGCAGGCGTTTTGGGAGTGGTTCTTGGTGGACGCCTGGGTTACACCATGTTTTATATGCCCGGCTATTACCTTTCCCATCCTTTCGATATTTTCAAAATATGGGAGGGCGGTATGTCCTTTCATGGAGGACTTTTGGGTGTGCTTGCGGCCTTGTATTGGTTTGCTAAAAAACGCAAAACCACCTTTTTTGTTGTAAGTGATTTAGTTGCCCCTTTAGTTCCTTTTGGATTGGCCTTTGGCCGTTTAGGAAATTTTATTAATGGAGAGTTATGGGGTAGGCCAACCGATCTTCCTTGGGCGATGGTATTTCCGATGGTGGATTCGATTCCACGTCACCCATCACAGATTTATCAATTGTTGGGTGAAGGCATTCTGCTTGGAGTTGTCTTGTGGATCTATGCCAGCAAGCCGCGTCGCATAGGTCAAATCTCGGGATTCTTTTTATTGGGGTATGGCGCATGCCGCTTTTTAGCTGAATATGCGCGGGAACCAGATTCTTTTCTGGGGCTCTTGGGTCCTGGCTTATCTATGGGGCAGTGGCTCTGTGTACCCATGATGTTGTTTGGTATTTATTTGATGACCGCATATGAGGCTAAGGCGAGCAAGTAA
- the lptF gene encoding LPS export ABC transporter permease LptF, with amino-acid sequence MIFKQALRRELSFTTGGVFLVLVTIMVTTLVIRILGYAANGAVNPEDAIVLIALATLGYLAVLLTVSLFVATLIVLVRWYKDSEMIVWFASGLSISNLIKPILQFATPLIIVIALLALFVWPRANRESTLISQRFQQRDDVSMVSAGQFKESAKAERVFFIEELDVDKSEVKNIFVADSKNGRLSIAVASTGFIQNSSGGEKSIVLNNGRRYEGQPTQPDFRILEFNEYTTKIQGKNAIAPPPRDREKTVFELFNNSDPLIVNANLAELLWRIGLPIMALGLVLIAIPLAYVNPRLGNYTAMFYAVLIYLIYSNLLNLTQNFVSQGKVGFFVGIWPIHLLAFLMATILIRNRINPSVKWWRRQLPASFGQK; translated from the coding sequence ATGATTTTTAAACAAGCCCTGCGCCGAGAACTCAGTTTTACGACTGGTGGCGTATTTTTGGTCTTGGTCACCATCATGGTCACAACCCTGGTGATTCGCATCTTGGGGTATGCCGCAAACGGCGCTGTAAACCCTGAAGATGCCATTGTTTTAATTGCCCTTGCCACACTAGGCTACTTAGCGGTTCTGCTTACAGTATCACTATTTGTCGCCACGCTGATTGTTCTAGTTCGCTGGTACAAAGATTCAGAGATGATTGTTTGGTTTGCTAGTGGACTGAGCATCAGCAATCTAATTAAACCGATCTTGCAGTTTGCCACCCCACTCATCATTGTGATTGCTTTACTAGCGCTCTTTGTATGGCCGCGGGCTAATCGTGAGTCAACCCTCATTAGTCAACGCTTCCAACAACGCGATGACGTATCCATGGTGAGTGCTGGGCAATTTAAAGAATCAGCAAAGGCTGAGCGCGTCTTTTTTATTGAGGAGTTGGATGTCGATAAAAGCGAAGTGAAGAATATTTTTGTGGCTGATTCAAAGAATGGCCGCTTAAGCATTGCTGTAGCATCTACCGGCTTTATTCAGAACTCGTCAGGCGGAGAAAAATCCATTGTTCTTAATAATGGGCGACGCTATGAGGGGCAACCCACACAGCCCGATTTTCGGATTTTGGAGTTCAATGAATACACCACCAAAATTCAGGGTAAGAATGCGATAGCGCCGCCGCCACGCGATCGTGAAAAAACTGTCTTTGAGTTATTTAACAATTCGGACCCACTCATCGTCAACGCCAACCTGGCGGAGTTGCTATGGCGCATCGGCCTCCCAATCATGGCGCTCGGGCTAGTACTAATCGCAATTCCACTAGCTTATGTCAACCCACGGCTTGGCAACTACACGGCGATGTTCTATGCAGTATTGATTTATTTAATCTATAGCAACCTACTGAACTTGACACAAAACTTTGTATCGCAAGGAAAAGTAGGATTCTTCGTAGGCATTTGGCCAATCCATCTGCTGGCATTTCTCATGGCGACGATACTTATTCGTAACCGCATTAATCCTTCTGTGAAATGGTGGCGTCGTCAGCTTCCAGCATCTTTCGGTCAAAAATGA
- a CDS encoding leucyl aminopeptidase has translation MTIQFSTKIFPQADLRSVKQLKSSLKTLLANSADCVVLAYSKTDLDSFIGVKGAKAKSGFLVELDALLGGSVTHANVVGDLDVQQASICMLRSEKSWAASGVKAKRILLLSLGDVHLASERSLTTYSKIVRAALKALSGASIENALWFTPSFALGHQSEFIAEEVRLTIQYAGDQSYRFGVRQPAMKFKAKDKADTFRHLIFAGNDECAKELKAAVDQGIAMVEGMNLAKDLGNLPPNVCTPTYLGKSAQALSKKAGLKVEVLGRKQIEALGMGSFLSVAKGSDTPPQFIVMRHQGGKTGDAPIVLAGKGITFDTGGISLKPGEAMDEMKYDMCGAASVIGTMYSIGLMKLKKNVIGVIPTCENMPSGQATRPGDIVKSMSGQTIEILNTDAEGRLILCDALTYVERFKPKAVIDIATLTGACIIALGHVHSGLFSEDEGLVSALTKAGQTSLDTVWRLPLDAAYHEQLKSNFADVANIGGRPAGSVTAACFLSRFTEKYKWAHLDIAGTAWKSGAAKGSTGRPVPLLVNFLLEEK, from the coding sequence ATGACAATTCAATTTAGTACCAAGATTTTCCCTCAAGCCGACCTAAGAAGCGTAAAACAGCTTAAATCGAGCCTTAAAACCCTATTGGCGAATAGCGCTGACTGTGTGGTGCTGGCTTATTCCAAAACGGATTTGGACAGTTTTATTGGGGTGAAGGGCGCCAAAGCCAAGTCAGGTTTTTTGGTTGAGCTGGACGCACTATTGGGCGGCTCAGTAACGCACGCCAATGTGGTGGGTGACTTGGACGTTCAGCAAGCCTCTATCTGCATGCTGCGAAGTGAAAAATCTTGGGCGGCAAGCGGCGTTAAGGCAAAGCGTATTTTGTTATTAAGTTTAGGTGATGTTCACCTCGCAAGTGAACGCAGTCTGACCACCTATTCCAAGATTGTACGTGCTGCGTTGAAAGCCCTTAGTGGCGCATCGATTGAAAATGCTTTGTGGTTCACCCCTAGTTTTGCCTTGGGTCACCAATCTGAATTTATTGCTGAAGAAGTGCGTTTAACTATTCAGTATGCAGGTGATCAGTCATATCGCTTTGGTGTACGTCAGCCGGCGATGAAGTTCAAAGCAAAAGACAAGGCTGATACCTTTAGACATTTAATCTTCGCTGGCAATGATGAATGCGCCAAAGAGTTGAAGGCGGCTGTTGATCAGGGTATTGCAATGGTGGAGGGTATGAATCTTGCAAAAGACCTCGGTAATCTCCCGCCTAATGTTTGCACGCCAACTTATCTAGGCAAGTCGGCGCAGGCCTTAAGTAAAAAAGCCGGCCTCAAGGTCGAGGTGCTTGGACGTAAGCAAATAGAAGCTTTGGGTATGGGCTCATTTTTATCTGTTGCGAAAGGCTCTGATACGCCACCACAATTTATTGTGATGCGTCACCAGGGTGGAAAAACAGGGGATGCACCAATTGTCTTGGCAGGCAAGGGCATTACTTTCGATACCGGCGGCATTTCATTGAAGCCTGGTGAGGCTATGGATGAGATGAAGTACGACATGTGCGGTGCTGCGTCTGTGATTGGCACTATGTACTCCATTGGTTTGATGAAGTTAAAGAAAAATGTAATTGGCGTTATTCCTACCTGCGAGAACATGCCGTCTGGTCAGGCCACTCGTCCTGGCGATATTGTGAAAAGTATGTCGGGACAAACGATTGAGATCTTGAATACAGATGCTGAGGGGCGTCTCATTTTGTGCGATGCGCTGACTTATGTAGAGCGCTTCAAGCCAAAGGCCGTAATTGATATTGCCACCCTCACTGGCGCCTGCATTATTGCTTTGGGTCACGTACATAGTGGTTTATTTTCTGAAGACGAGGGATTGGTTTCTGCTTTAACAAAGGCTGGCCAAACTTCTTTAGATACGGTTTGGCGTTTGCCGTTAGATGCTGCCTACCATGAGCAGCTCAAATCTAATTTTGCTGATGTAGCCAATATCGGCGGTCGTCCAGCGGGTAGCGTTACAGCAGCATGCTTCCTTTCGCGCTTTACAGAGAAATACAAATGGGCGCATTTGGATATTGCTGGTACGGCCTGGAAGAGTGGTGCGGCTAAAGGCTCAACTGGTCGCCCAGTTCCTTTGCTTGTCAATTTCTTGCTTGAAGAAAAGTAA
- a CDS encoding LysR family transcriptional regulator, which produces MQNEEVTLRKLEILCSFVRTGSLSKTADELRLSSVSIHKALHSLEAAIACPLFIKEGRQLKPLPAALYLAEASVDLLGDVDRILKKTRSKAGVEAGQIRLGSMKT; this is translated from the coding sequence ATGCAAAACGAAGAAGTCACCTTACGTAAGTTAGAAATACTCTGTTCCTTTGTCAGAACAGGCTCTCTTTCAAAGACTGCTGATGAGTTACGCTTAAGCTCTGTCAGTATCCATAAGGCACTTCATTCTTTAGAGGCGGCGATTGCATGTCCTTTATTCATTAAGGAGGGTCGACAGCTCAAGCCGCTTCCTGCAGCCCTGTATTTGGCAGAAGCCAGCGTGGACCTGCTTGGCGATGTAGATCGCATTCTCAAAAAAACGAGATCAAAGGCTGGCGTAGAAGCAGGTCAAATTCGCTTGGGTTCAATGAAGACTTAA
- a CDS encoding YebC/PmpR family DNA-binding transcriptional regulator, which translates to MAGHSKWANIQHRKGRQDEKRGKIWTKLIKEITVAAKLGGGDLTANPRLRLAIDKAKDANMPNDNVQRAIQRGTGSLEGVNYEEIRYEGYGMNGAAIIVDCLTDNRTRTVAEVRHAFNKNGGNMGTEGSVAFLFKHCGQMLFASGTNEDQLMEVALDAGAEDVITHDDGSLEVLTPVPDFSKVQDAITSAGLKAELATVAMRPETEIALEGEQAESMQKLLDALENLDDVQEVFTNASL; encoded by the coding sequence ATGGCCGGCCATTCGAAATGGGCCAATATTCAGCACCGCAAAGGTCGTCAAGACGAAAAACGCGGCAAGATTTGGACCAAACTCATTAAAGAAATCACCGTTGCAGCCAAATTAGGCGGTGGCGACCTCACAGCTAACCCACGTTTACGCCTGGCAATCGATAAGGCTAAAGATGCCAATATGCCTAACGACAACGTGCAAAGAGCGATTCAACGCGGCACTGGCTCGCTTGAGGGTGTGAACTACGAAGAGATTCGTTATGAAGGTTATGGCATGAATGGTGCTGCCATCATTGTTGATTGCTTAACTGATAATCGCACCCGTACCGTTGCCGAAGTGCGTCACGCCTTTAATAAAAATGGCGGCAATATGGGAACCGAGGGATCAGTTGCGTTCCTCTTCAAGCATTGCGGACAAATGTTATTTGCATCAGGCACCAACGAAGATCAACTGATGGAAGTTGCTTTGGATGCTGGGGCAGAAGACGTCATCACCCATGATGACGGCTCACTTGAAGTTCTAACGCCAGTGCCCGACTTTTCTAAGGTACAGGATGCAATCACTAGCGCTGGCCTGAAGGCTGAATTAGCAACGGTTGCCATGCGCCCTGAAACAGAAATTGCACTCGAAGGCGAACAAGCTGAAAGTATGCAAAAACTATTAGATGCTCTTGAGAATCTGGATGACGTTCAAGAAGTATTCACGAACGCATCTTTGTAA
- the purD gene encoding phosphoribosylamine--glycine ligase, which yields MKILLIGSGGREHALAWKLAQSPQVQTVYVAPGNGGTATAKQMAAGIENLPITGLQELADFVKREKIHLTVVGPEAPLAAGIVDVFRNNGLRIFGPTQLAAQLESSKDFSKAFMKRHGIPTADYQTFSNALEAHAYIDTKGAPIVIKADGLAAGKGVVVAMSLEEAHAAVDMMLADNKLGNAGARVVIEEFLTGEEASFIVLVDGKHVLALATSQDHKRLLDADQGPNTGGMGAYSPAPVVTPEIHARALREVIMPTVKGMEADGIPYTGFLYAGLMISPDGKIKTLEFNCRMGDPETQPIMARLRSDLVNALDHAVDGTLNEVELEWDRRTALGVVLAAHNYPDTPRAGDVITGIPADTEDQITFHAGTKLQDGKVVTSGGRVMCVVGLADTVRGAQQKAYDAINKIQFDGMQYRKDIGYRAIK from the coding sequence ATGAAAATTCTTTTAATCGGATCTGGTGGACGCGAACACGCTCTCGCCTGGAAATTGGCGCAATCTCCACAAGTGCAAACCGTATACGTAGCACCAGGCAATGGTGGCACCGCTACCGCAAAGCAAATGGCTGCGGGGATTGAAAACCTTCCGATCACCGGCTTGCAAGAGCTTGCTGACTTTGTTAAACGCGAAAAGATTCATCTCACAGTTGTTGGCCCAGAAGCTCCGCTAGCCGCTGGCATTGTTGATGTATTTCGCAATAATGGCTTGCGTATTTTTGGCCCAACTCAATTGGCTGCTCAATTAGAGTCTTCGAAAGATTTCTCCAAAGCTTTTATGAAGCGTCACGGCATCCCCACGGCTGACTACCAAACTTTTTCAAATGCTTTAGAGGCGCATGCATATATCGACACCAAAGGCGCTCCGATTGTGATTAAGGCGGATGGCTTGGCTGCAGGCAAGGGTGTAGTAGTAGCCATGAGCTTAGAAGAAGCACACGCTGCGGTTGACATGATGTTGGCAGATAACAAATTAGGCAACGCTGGGGCTCGAGTCGTTATCGAAGAATTTCTTACTGGCGAAGAAGCAAGCTTCATTGTTTTGGTTGATGGCAAACATGTTCTTGCCTTGGCAACTAGCCAAGATCACAAACGCTTGCTCGATGCCGATCAAGGACCAAACACTGGTGGCATGGGCGCATACTCCCCTGCTCCAGTGGTTACTCCAGAAATTCATGCGCGCGCTTTACGTGAAGTCATCATGCCAACTGTCAAAGGCATGGAAGCAGATGGCATTCCATACACAGGATTCTTATACGCGGGCCTGATGATTTCGCCCGATGGAAAAATAAAAACCCTGGAATTTAACTGCCGCATGGGAGACCCAGAAACGCAGCCGATTATGGCCCGCTTACGTAGCGATCTCGTGAACGCCCTAGACCATGCCGTTGATGGCACCCTCAATGAAGTTGAGTTGGAGTGGGATCGTCGCACCGCCTTAGGCGTAGTCCTTGCTGCACACAACTATCCCGATACCCCACGCGCAGGTGATGTCATTACCGGCATTCCAGCAGACACCGAAGATCAAATTACCTTCCATGCTGGCACCAAACTACAAGATGGCAAGGTAGTAACTTCGGGCGGACGCGTGATGTGCGTTGTTGGTCTTGCAGACACCGTACGTGGCGCACAACAAAAAGCATACGATGCCATTAATAAAATTCAATTTGATGGCATGCAATACCGCAAAGATATTGGTTACCGCGCAATCAAATAA
- a CDS encoding malonyl-CoA decarboxylase, producing the protein MLEKLAKARNPSKANNAIKRLISERGESNAVSMADDVVNNYRKLGKDQHIPFFTYLFEKLNPQADAVLKAAQNFAAESNARNYIRLQKVSESPRQELFRRLNRASQGTAAVVQMRRDLLQILEKKPELTAVDFDMRHLLSSWFNPGFLKMHRVDWKSPAEVLEKLIQHEAVHAIDGWDDLRRRLQPDRRCFAFFHPQLPSEPLIFVEVALLPEIPTVITPLVDKKAETVDQPSQYKVAVFYSISNCEPGLRGVSMGNFLIKRVAEQLHAEFPGLKTFVTLSPIPGFMDWVSAGAQLGEDLPAERLKPNLKTAREQALATLKLDAQSWTEKLSAGWHPDLASEKERDALLCLASIYLGLGSTGRNGNPVAKFHLGNGAKLHLVNWAGDLSRKGLRQSAGLMVNYLYDLGNVEENHEKFANGEIVYSRAVGRLMAP; encoded by the coding sequence ATGCTTGAAAAGTTAGCAAAAGCACGCAACCCGTCTAAGGCAAACAACGCCATCAAGCGTTTGATTTCCGAACGCGGGGAGTCTAATGCTGTCAGCATGGCTGATGATGTGGTGAATAACTATCGCAAGCTTGGCAAAGATCAGCACATCCCATTTTTTACATATCTATTCGAGAAGTTAAATCCTCAGGCAGATGCCGTTCTCAAAGCGGCGCAAAATTTTGCTGCCGAATCCAATGCGCGTAATTACATTCGCCTACAAAAAGTTTCTGAGTCTCCGCGGCAGGAATTATTTCGCCGCCTCAATCGCGCTAGTCAAGGCACTGCCGCGGTAGTGCAGATGCGTCGCGACCTATTGCAAATATTAGAAAAGAAGCCTGAGCTCACTGCGGTTGATTTTGATATGCGGCACTTACTATCTTCCTGGTTCAATCCAGGATTTTTAAAGATGCATCGCGTAGATTGGAAATCACCGGCAGAGGTTTTAGAGAAGCTCATTCAGCACGAAGCGGTACATGCTATTGATGGCTGGGATGACCTGCGCCGTCGTCTACAGCCTGATCGCCGTTGCTTCGCTTTCTTTCACCCACAACTTCCAAGTGAGCCTTTAATCTTCGTTGAAGTAGCACTTCTGCCAGAGATCCCTACAGTTATCACTCCCTTGGTGGATAAGAAGGCAGAGACTGTTGACCAACCATCGCAATATAAGGTTGCCGTTTTTTACTCCATCAGTAACTGCGAGCCTGGCCTGCGCGGTGTATCAATGGGTAATTTCTTGATTAAGCGGGTGGCAGAGCAGTTGCACGCAGAATTCCCGGGCCTCAAAACCTTCGTAACCTTGTCACCAATTCCTGGATTTATGGATTGGGTGTCTGCAGGTGCACAGTTAGGTGAAGACCTTCCTGCGGAGCGCTTGAAGCCAAATTTAAAAACGGCGAGGGAGCAGGCATTAGCTACATTGAAGCTGGATGCTCAATCATGGACGGAAAAGTTAAGCGCCGGATGGCACCCTGATCTAGCCTCAGAAAAAGAAAGAGATGCATTGTTGTGTCTAGCATCTATTTATTTAGGGTTGGGCTCGACTGGTCGAAATGGTAATCCGGTTGCCAAGTTTCACTTGGGCAATGGCGCAAAGTTGCATTTGGTGAACTGGGCGGGAGATTTATCGCGCAAAGGATTGCGTCAGTCAGCTGGTCTGATGGTGAACTATCTCTATGACTTAGGCAATGTAGAAGAAAACCATGAAAAATTTGCCAATGGCGAGATTGTGTATTCAAGGGCGGTTGGGCGATTAATGGCCCCTTGA
- the lptG gene encoding LPS export ABC transporter permease LptG: MKFLFPFIYERYLAKQIYPAFGFILFALVALFLFFDILSELGSVQGQYTLPLALLHVLLKAPSRISEIIPIAGLIGSIYVFAMLASQSEFTILRIAGLDIKRGLITLTKISLPLVVLALIMSEWVGPYTEAKSDQIRMKALGSSYASQFRTGVWVKDRLRDADGSGPVRPGVRYVNVGKIDKDNEISNIRMYEFDDSYHLLSIRSAISGYFDETGIWVLNDVTETRLKETKQTDPLNPVFSAQTFNHPILTLESEVTPQILSALLISPEKMSIVSLGRFISHLRDNKQDVQRHAIAFWKKVVYPFTIFVMLALALPFAYMKVRAGGVGLKVFGGIMLGMSFQLFNSLFSNVGLLGSWPALLTALTPPLVYFLFALVALRRVSKA; this comes from the coding sequence ATGAAATTCCTGTTCCCATTCATTTATGAGCGGTATTTAGCAAAGCAAATTTATCCAGCATTCGGCTTTATTTTGTTTGCACTGGTAGCCCTATTTTTATTCTTCGATATTTTGAGCGAGCTCGGATCCGTACAAGGTCAATACACCCTGCCGCTTGCTCTCTTGCATGTGCTATTGAAGGCACCGAGCCGCATCTCTGAAATTATTCCCATTGCTGGTCTCATTGGCAGTATTTATGTTTTTGCCATGCTCGCTAGTCAATCCGAATTTACGATTTTGCGTATTGCTGGCCTCGACATCAAACGCGGCCTGATTACACTCACCAAAATTTCACTTCCACTAGTGGTCCTCGCACTCATCATGAGTGAATGGGTGGGCCCCTATACGGAAGCGAAGTCTGACCAAATTCGGATGAAAGCACTAGGCTCCTCCTACGCCTCTCAATTTAGAACGGGCGTATGGGTTAAGGACCGTTTGCGCGATGCAGATGGTAGCGGCCCCGTACGCCCAGGCGTTCGGTATGTCAACGTCGGAAAAATTGATAAAGATAATGAAATTAGCAATATTCGAATGTACGAGTTTGATGACTCCTATCATCTCCTATCCATTCGAAGCGCCATCTCTGGTTATTTCGATGAAACTGGCATTTGGGTATTAAACGATGTCACAGAAACCCGCCTCAAAGAAACCAAGCAGACCGATCCACTAAACCCAGTTTTTTCTGCGCAAACATTTAATCACCCTATTCTGACTTTGGAATCTGAGGTGACGCCGCAGATCTTGAGTGCCTTGCTAATTAGTCCAGAAAAGATGTCTATTGTGAGTCTGGGTCGCTTCATATCCCACCTGCGCGACAACAAACAAGACGTGCAACGCCACGCGATTGCTTTTTGGAAAAAGGTGGTTTATCCGTTTACGATTTTTGTGATGCTCGCTTTAGCGCTCCCTTTTGCTTATATGAAAGTGCGCGCTGGGGGTGTGGGCCTCAAAGTGTTTGGCGGGATTATGCTCGGTATGAGTTTTCAGTTATTTAACTCGCTCTTTTCTAACGTGGGTCTACTTGGCTCATGGCCGGCGCTCTTAACGGCCCTGACGCCTCCCTTGGTGTACTTCCTCTTTGCCTTGGTTGCACTGCGCAGGGTTTCTAAGGCCTAA